One part of the Mariniflexile litorale genome encodes these proteins:
- a CDS encoding RNA polymerase sigma factor has translation MISSIEKEIVSLLERGDKKAITILYENYADALYGVIKKIIIDDDTAQDVLQESFVKIWRYSKKYDSSKAKLFTWLYRIAYNTAIDKVRSQKNKDSKEVQIDKSSVYKISADELNQDVMDMQKHLSTLDEKYQIVINALFFEGMTQQEASDELNIPLGTIKSRLKIGLRELKKIYNP, from the coding sequence TTGATTTCATCTATAGAAAAAGAAATAGTTAGCTTATTGGAACGTGGCGACAAAAAAGCCATTACCATACTGTATGAAAACTATGCCGATGCCTTATATGGTGTTATAAAAAAAATAATAATAGACGATGATACGGCTCAAGATGTACTTCAAGAGAGTTTTGTAAAAATATGGCGTTACTCAAAAAAATACGATTCTAGCAAAGCAAAACTATTTACTTGGCTTTATAGAATTGCTTATAATACCGCTATAGATAAGGTTAGGTCTCAAAAAAACAAAGATAGTAAGGAAGTCCAGATAGATAAATCTAGCGTATATAAAATATCAGCGGACGAATTAAATCAGGATGTTATGGATATGCAAAAACACCTGAGTACTTTGGACGAGAAATATCAAATAGTAATAAATGCACTCTTTTTTGAGGGCATGACCCAACAAGAAGCTAGCGATGAACTCAATATTCCGCTAGGTACTATAAAATCGAGATTAAAAATTGGATTGCGTGAATTAAAAAAAATTTATAATCCTTAA
- a CDS encoding anti-sigma factor — protein MNAKITTFLNSGLLEKYLLGDTTSVETEMVESFISKYPEVQNTYNTLQYNLEIVSKSNAIEAPTSILNKILDDLDEAPVVKMNPTTRQKLWYKFSVAASVAALIFAGNSYFLHLKNQKLAEENQVVVDEIFDLRSDIDANNKKLDAIMNQFMELNDPNTYKYIMQGNSRAKNLKTVAYINSKEKTSMIDVVSLPQLPKEQCYQIWAELQGKMVSLGILTDADRQLRAIPYTENALGLNITIEPKGGNTTASLDNMVAEIDLQ, from the coding sequence ATGAATGCGAAAATAACTACTTTTTTAAATTCTGGCCTACTAGAAAAATATCTATTAGGTGATACTACTTCTGTGGAAACAGAAATGGTTGAATCTTTTATTTCAAAATATCCAGAAGTACAGAATACTTACAATACATTACAATATAATCTAGAAATAGTTTCTAAAAGTAATGCTATTGAAGCCCCAACAAGCATCTTAAATAAGATTTTAGATGATCTTGATGAAGCACCTGTTGTAAAAATGAATCCTACAACAAGACAAAAATTATGGTACAAATTTAGTGTAGCTGCTAGTGTAGCTGCTTTAATATTTGCAGGAAACTCTTATTTCTTACACTTAAAGAATCAAAAACTAGCCGAAGAAAACCAAGTGGTAGTTGATGAAATTTTTGATTTACGAAGTGATATTGATGCCAACAATAAAAAGTTAGACGCCATTATGAACCAATTTATGGAGCTTAATGATCCTAATACTTATAAATACATTATGCAAGGCAATAGTCGGGCAAAAAACTTAAAAACTGTTGCCTATATAAATTCTAAAGAAAAAACATCGATGATAGATGTTGTTTCTTTGCCACAATTACCAAAAGAACAATGCTACCAAATTTGGGCAGAGTTGCAAGGTAAAATGGTAAGTTTAGGCATTTTAACAGATGCTGACAGACAATTAAGAGCCATTCCTTATACCGAAAACGCCTTAGGATTAAACATTACTATAGAACCAAAAGGCGGTAATACCACTGCATCTCTAGATAATATGGTAGCTGAAATTGATTTGCAATAG
- the aqpZ gene encoding aquaporin Z translates to MKKLFAEFFGTFWLVFGGCGSAIFAAGFPELGIGFAGVALAFGLTVLTMAYAVGHISGGHFNPAVSLGLWAGGKFEAKDLLGYIISQLIGAIAAAGALYLIVSGKSDFVDIGGFAANGYDNLSPGGYSMTSALVAEFILTAFFLLVILGSTNERAAKGFAPIAIGLALTLIHLISIPITNTSVNPARSTSQALFAGGEFTAQLWLFWVAPIAGAIVAGLIHKNLFDK, encoded by the coding sequence ATGAAAAAATTATTTGCAGAATTTTTTGGAACCTTTTGGCTGGTTTTTGGAGGCTGTGGAAGTGCCATTTTTGCAGCAGGATTTCCTGAATTAGGAATTGGTTTTGCTGGCGTAGCTTTAGCCTTCGGTTTAACCGTATTAACTATGGCGTATGCAGTAGGGCATATTTCTGGTGGTCATTTTAATCCCGCGGTATCTTTAGGGTTGTGGGCAGGAGGCAAGTTTGAAGCTAAAGATTTATTAGGCTATATTATTTCTCAACTAATTGGTGCTATAGCAGCAGCTGGAGCCTTGTATTTAATTGTATCTGGAAAGTCAGATTTTGTGGACATTGGTGGTTTTGCAGCTAATGGTTATGACAATTTATCACCAGGTGGTTATTCTATGACGTCTGCATTAGTAGCTGAATTTATATTAACAGCTTTTTTCTTATTAGTAATTTTAGGTAGTACGAACGAAAGAGCAGCAAAAGGTTTTGCACCCATTGCTATTGGTTTAGCTTTAACTTTAATACACTTAATTAGTATTCCCATAACAAATACTTCAGTTAATCCTGCGCGTTCTACAAGTCAGGCATTATTTGCAGGAGGCGAATTTACCGCTCAGCTATGGCTGTTTTGGGTTGCTCCAATTGCTGGTGCCATTGTGGCGGGTTTAATTCATAAAAATTTATTTGACAAATAA
- a CDS encoding membrane or secreted protein, producing MKLLLITIVLLGLGIAGIAIKIWAKKDGKFAGTCASQNPMLNKNGESCGFCGKTPDQFNDCNEPQHS from the coding sequence ATGAAACTTCTTTTAATAACAATCGTTTTATTAGGATTGGGAATTGCAGGAATTGCCATAAAAATTTGGGCTAAAAAAGACGGTAAATTTGCAGGCACTTGCGCTAGCCAAAACCCCATGCTTAACAAAAATGGTGAAAGCTGCGGCTTTTGCGGGAAAACGCCTGACCAATTTAATGATTGTAACGAACCTCAACACTCTTAA
- a CDS encoding glycosyltransferase produces MSLLDFVYYSFITVVFIQVIYYVFLFSKFAFIKQKKERTKKIPVSIIICAKNEAQNLKKFLPSIISQSYPDFEIVLINDASTDDTLDVIEAFAAENNNIKIVDVKNIEAFWGNKKYALTLGIKASKNDHLLFTDADCKPVSKYWIHNMSSHFNDEQTIVLGYGAYSKIEKSFLNKLIRFETLVTAVQYFSYAKVGIPYMGVGRNLAYTKKDFFKANGFINHLKVRSGDDDLFINQVATKNNTAICFSKNSFTQSIPKTSFKDWIKQKRRHISTAKYYKLKHKILLVLFYSTQLLFWFLAPILIIATYKWPIVVILVLIRLILQYTIFGLSSKKLGEQDLIIMLPFLEVFLIITQLTIFINNLISKPNYWK; encoded by the coding sequence ATGAGTTTACTTGATTTTGTTTATTATAGTTTTATTACTGTAGTTTTTATTCAAGTTATTTATTATGTTTTTTTGTTCTCTAAGTTTGCATTCATAAAACAGAAAAAAGAACGAACAAAAAAAATCCCTGTATCCATAATTATTTGTGCCAAAAACGAAGCTCAAAACCTTAAGAAATTTTTGCCTTCAATTATTTCTCAAAGTTATCCCGATTTTGAAATTGTTTTAATTAACGATGCTTCTACTGATGACACACTCGATGTTATAGAAGCTTTTGCTGCAGAAAACAACAACATTAAAATTGTAGATGTTAAAAATATTGAAGCCTTTTGGGGAAATAAAAAATATGCTTTAACTCTAGGCATTAAAGCTTCAAAAAATGATCACCTTTTATTTACCGATGCCGATTGTAAACCTGTTTCAAAATATTGGATACACAACATGAGTTCTCATTTTAATGATGAACAAACCATTGTTTTAGGATATGGAGCTTATTCAAAAATTGAAAAATCATTTTTAAACAAACTTATTCGTTTTGAAACTTTAGTCACAGCGGTTCAATATTTTTCATATGCCAAAGTAGGCATTCCGTACATGGGAGTAGGACGAAATTTAGCTTATACAAAAAAAGATTTTTTTAAGGCCAATGGTTTTATTAATCACCTAAAAGTACGTTCTGGTGATGATGACTTATTTATAAACCAAGTGGCAACAAAAAACAATACAGCCATCTGTTTTTCTAAAAATAGCTTTACCCAATCTATACCAAAAACAAGCTTTAAAGACTGGATCAAACAAAAAAGACGACATATTTCAACAGCCAAATACTATAAATTAAAACACAAAATTTTATTAGTATTATTTTATAGCACTCAATTACTGTTTTGGTTTTTGGCTCCCATACTTATTATAGCTACCTATAAATGGCCTATTGTTGTTATCTTAGTTTTAATAAGACTCATATTACAATACACTATTTTTGGTTTATCATCAAAAAAATTAGGAGAACAGGATCTGATTATAATGCTTCCCTTTTTAGAAGTTTTTTTAATTATAACACAATTAACTATCTTTATAAATAATCTTATCTCAAAACCCAATTATTGGAAGTAA
- a CDS encoding sigma-70 family RNA polymerase sigma factor, translating into MEVNEAIKRAKENDQKAFNFLLDTFWDDVYGFQLKRVQNENDAEDITIQTFSKAFDKIETFDSNYKFKTWLITISKNIHIDLLRKKKNSISQIISNDDKSIYQILDESPSPEDELITKQHLAKLLRDIKNLKPHYQEIINLRYFQELSYKEISIQLKEPINNVKVKLLRAKKLLSEIIQEK; encoded by the coding sequence TTGGAAGTAAATGAAGCTATTAAACGTGCCAAGGAAAACGACCAAAAAGCATTTAATTTTTTGTTAGATACCTTCTGGGACGATGTATACGGTTTTCAATTAAAGCGAGTTCAAAATGAAAATGATGCTGAAGACATAACCATTCAAACATTTTCTAAAGCCTTTGATAAAATTGAAACTTTCGACAGTAATTACAAATTTAAAACCTGGCTAATAACCATTTCGAAAAATATTCACATAGATTTATTACGGAAGAAGAAAAACTCTATTTCTCAAATTATTTCTAATGATGACAAATCTATTTATCAAATTTTAGATGAATCACCATCTCCCGAAGACGAACTTATTACCAAACAACACTTAGCCAAATTACTTCGCGATATTAAAAACCTAAAACCGCATTATCAAGAAATTATAAATTTACGCTACTTTCAAGAGTTAAGTTATAAAGAAATTTCAATTCAGCTTAAAGAACCTATCAATAATGTGAAAGTTAAGTTATTACGTGCTAAAAAATTACTATCCGAAATTATTCAGGAAAAATAA
- a CDS encoding divalent metal cation transporter: protein MITKLRNLGPGLLFAGAAIGVSHLVQSTRAGADFGLGFLWALLLVNLCKYPFFQFGPRYATATGESLLDGYNKLGKGILSTYYILNLATMFTIQTAVTIVTAGLAASLFGDFKSFSIGAKTINSTEIWTIIIIAICLIILTLGKYRLLDRLMKIIIITLTISTLLAVCVALLNRTEPVTLKQILPNNSLEIGFLIAFMGWMPAPLDVSVWQSLWAIEKNNETKLYSPKSALFDFNIGYLSTIIIGIGFLLLGTLVMFHSGETFSTSASVFSGQLINMYTKNLGNWAYIIIGIAAFTTMFSTTLTTLDASPRAMAKTTGLLFKRSSKFNYTFWIALLSIGTVFIFLFLASEMGLLIKIATILSFITAPFYAIINYILISSKHTPKEWHPSKKLHLLSLLGIAFLVGFSVWYLISL from the coding sequence ATGATTACTAAACTTAGAAACCTTGGTCCTGGTTTATTATTTGCTGGTGCAGCTATTGGCGTTTCTCACTTAGTACAATCTACACGCGCTGGTGCCGATTTTGGCTTAGGTTTTTTATGGGCATTACTTTTAGTAAACTTATGTAAATATCCGTTTTTTCAATTTGGACCGCGTTATGCAACCGCTACAGGTGAAAGCTTATTAGATGGGTACAATAAGTTAGGTAAAGGGATTTTATCCACCTATTATATTCTTAATTTAGCCACCATGTTTACCATACAAACGGCAGTAACCATTGTAACTGCAGGTTTAGCAGCAAGCTTGTTCGGTGATTTTAAATCTTTTAGTATAGGAGCTAAAACAATAAACAGCACGGAAATTTGGACTATCATCATAATAGCCATCTGTTTAATCATTTTAACTTTAGGAAAGTATAGACTTTTAGACAGGTTAATGAAAATCATCATTATTACTTTAACTATTAGTACCCTTTTAGCCGTATGTGTGGCTCTATTAAATAGGACTGAACCTGTAACTTTAAAACAAATACTCCCAAATAACAGTTTAGAAATAGGTTTTCTAATAGCATTTATGGGTTGGATGCCTGCTCCGTTAGATGTTTCGGTATGGCAATCACTTTGGGCTATAGAAAAAAATAATGAAACTAAACTATATTCACCTAAATCAGCTTTATTTGATTTTAATATTGGTTATTTAAGCACTATAATTATAGGCATTGGTTTTCTTCTTTTAGGTACTTTAGTCATGTTTCATAGCGGCGAAACATTTAGCACTTCGGCTAGTGTATTTTCTGGGCAATTAATAAATATGTACACTAAAAATCTTGGCAATTGGGCATATATTATAATTGGTATCGCAGCATTTACAACCATGTTTAGTACTACGTTAACAACCTTAGATGCGTCGCCAAGAGCCATGGCAAAAACAACTGGCTTATTATTTAAAAGGTCTTCAAAATTTAATTACACTTTTTGGATTGCTTTATTATCCATTGGAACGGTATTCATCTTTCTATTTTTAGCATCCGAAATGGGTTTGCTTATTAAGATAGCTACCATTTTATCCTTTATTACGGCTCCGTTTTATGCCATTATAAATTATATCCTTATTTCAAGTAAACACACTCCAAAAGAATGGCATCCCTCAAAAAAGTTACACCTATTAAGCTTATTAGGCATTGCTTTTTTAGTAGGATTTAGTGTGTGGTATCTCATCTCTTTATAA
- the lipA gene encoding lipoyl synthase encodes MDSETVSNILPEERQAKPKWLRVKLPTGKKYTELRGLVDKYKLNTICTSGSCPNMGECWGEGTATFMILGNVCTRSCGFCGVKTGRPETVDWDEPEKVARSIKIMNIKHAVLTSVDRDDLKDMGSIMWEETVKAVRRMNPETTLETLIPDFQGIEQHINRIIDVAPEVVSHNIETVRRLTREVRIQAQYDRSMGVLKYLKQQGQRRTKSGIMLGLGETREEVIQTLLDLKDNDVDVVTIGQYLQPSKKHLPVKQFINPDQFKEYEEIGLELGFRHVESSALVRSSYKAQKHIN; translated from the coding sequence ATGGATTCAGAAACCGTTTCAAATATTTTACCAGAAGAACGTCAAGCTAAACCCAAATGGTTGCGTGTAAAACTTCCAACAGGAAAAAAGTACACTGAACTTAGAGGATTGGTTGATAAATACAAACTTAATACTATTTGTACTTCTGGAAGTTGCCCAAATATGGGTGAATGTTGGGGAGAAGGCACCGCCACCTTTATGATTTTAGGGAATGTATGTACCCGTTCTTGTGGGTTTTGTGGTGTAAAAACTGGCAGACCAGAAACTGTAGATTGGGATGAACCCGAAAAAGTAGCCCGTTCTATAAAAATCATGAATATTAAACACGCTGTTTTAACCAGTGTGGATAGAGACGATTTAAAGGATATGGGAAGTATTATGTGGGAGGAAACAGTAAAAGCTGTTAGAAGAATGAACCCTGAGACCACTTTAGAAACTCTTATTCCAGACTTCCAAGGTATTGAACAACATATTAATAGAATTATTGATGTAGCTCCAGAGGTAGTATCTCACAATATTGAAACTGTTAGACGTTTAACGCGTGAAGTACGCATTCAAGCACAATACGACAGAAGCATGGGTGTTTTAAAATATTTAAAACAACAAGGACAACGACGTACCAAATCGGGCATTATGCTTGGTTTGGGTGAAACCCGTGAAGAAGTAATTCAAACGCTTCTTGATTTAAAAGATAACGATGTAGATGTTGTAACTATTGGTCAATACCTACAACCAAGTAAAAAACACTTACCCGTTAAGCAATTTATAAATCCTGACCAGTTTAAAGAATATGAAGAAATTGGTTTAGAATTAGGCTTTCGCCATGTAGAAAGTAGTGCCTTAGTACGTTCTTCATACAAAGCTCAAAAACACATCAATTAG
- the gap gene encoding type I glyceraldehyde-3-phosphate dehydrogenase — protein sequence MINIAINGFGRIGRRVFRLLQDYKDIQVVAINDLADAKTLSHLLKYDSVHGGFNGVVSHDTINIFVNDKKVTLLNHKHPKDINWKPFEIDFVIEATGKFKTKSDLQNHITNGANCVILSVPPLEDDIKTIVMGVNDDSVDGTETIISNASCTTNNAAPMIDVINRLCGINQAYITTVHSYTTDQSLHDQPHRDLRRSRAASQSIVPTTTGAAKALTKIFPELSNVIGGCGIRVPVINGSLTDITFNVKKNVSIETINNAFKEAATNQYKGIIEYTEDPIVSIDIVGNTHSCIFDSDMTSVIGTMVKIIGWYDNETGYSKRIIDLVCNLSKKK from the coding sequence ATGATTAATATAGCTATCAATGGATTTGGTAGAATAGGTAGACGTGTATTTAGACTGCTACAAGATTACAAAGACATTCAGGTTGTTGCTATAAATGATTTAGCCGATGCTAAAACTTTAAGCCACCTACTCAAGTATGATAGTGTTCATGGCGGTTTCAACGGCGTTGTTTCGCATGACACTATCAACATATTTGTTAATGATAAAAAGGTGACACTTTTAAATCACAAACATCCAAAAGATATTAATTGGAAACCTTTTGAAATTGATTTTGTAATTGAAGCTACTGGTAAGTTTAAAACTAAATCCGATTTACAAAACCATATAACTAATGGCGCAAATTGTGTTATTTTAAGTGTACCTCCACTTGAAGACGATATAAAAACCATTGTAATGGGCGTAAACGACGATAGTGTTGATGGTACAGAAACCATTATTTCCAACGCCTCGTGTACTACTAACAATGCTGCTCCGATGATTGATGTTATTAATAGACTTTGTGGTATAAACCAAGCATACATTACAACGGTTCACTCCTACACCACAGACCAAAGTTTACATGACCAACCTCATAGAGATTTACGTAGATCGCGTGCTGCAAGTCAGTCAATAGTCCCTACGACTACTGGAGCAGCAAAAGCGTTAACCAAAATTTTTCCTGAACTTTCTAATGTTATAGGCGGATGTGGGATTAGAGTTCCTGTTATAAATGGTTCTTTAACCGATATCACTTTTAATGTAAAAAAAAATGTATCTATAGAAACCATAAATAATGCGTTTAAAGAAGCTGCTACCAATCAATATAAAGGTATTATAGAATATACTGAAGATCCTATCGTTTCTATTGACATAGTGGGCAATACGCATTCTTGTATTTTCGATTCGGATATGACATCGGTTATAGGAACTATGGTTAAAATAATTGGTTGGTACGATAACGAAACTGGCTATTCCAAAAGAATAATCGATTTAGTGTGTAATTTATCGAAGAAAAAGTAG
- a CDS encoding ATP-binding protein encodes MSKIRNYIYIALMLLSMTVFSQKNIDDDPELLQNSIDYHISQSQTELENFNYFKAQKNLDEALGLAEQSTNKKSIGIIYAIKGRLQLSIDESDKAIKSLTKAIEVQRLINDNKNLGSSYKIFGDVYVAKKDYNQALDYYRSAKSKFEEESLTAELADVLLCEGKTYLKLKNYKNARDIIEQSLALAKKEDLLKTQSEALIAHSLVHTKLNNNEKALAYALEGVKLASNNKYTSVLNNGYLALSNIYNNTQDYKSSRDYLNAYVQLSDSLANLKRANSSKDQETQYLLNDALEKNNEMFEKLEKAEDDNSLSTLISILSVALITILSLLTLSLYKNNNIRLKTNNMLHKKNGELIIAKEKAELASKTKANFLSTVTHELRTPLYAVTGLSNMLLEENPRPEQIQHLKSLKFSGDYLLTFINDILQINKIEANKVDIEPEPFNLKKKINNIILALNNSAQDNNIKIHLDFDKNLPENFIADQLKISQILINLIGNSIKFTNDGDIWIRIYKIEEHGKIYTLRFEVEDNGIGINQEKQDNMFESFSQGSIQINRKYGGTGLGLSIVKGLIDILKGKIYVKSTLEKGTTFYFEIPLEYTSIEEAKEITTTYFSGNASDLDLTNVKILVVEDNKINQMITKKILTKMSLKCDIVDNGEDAVDMIKADKYDIVLMDIHMPGISGIEATKIVRSFDTEQIIFALTAVTIEDKMHEFEEAGFTDIIPKPFKQEEFEKKLYNALASKNISSATI; translated from the coding sequence ATGTCAAAAATCAGAAACTATATTTATATTGCATTAATGCTCTTAAGCATGACGGTTTTCTCTCAAAAAAATATAGATGATGACCCTGAATTGCTTCAAAATAGCATTGACTATCACATTTCGCAATCACAAACCGAGTTGGAAAATTTCAACTACTTCAAAGCACAAAAAAATCTAGATGAAGCCTTAGGTTTAGCCGAACAATCTACCAACAAAAAAAGTATAGGCATTATTTATGCCATTAAAGGTAGACTCCAACTTAGTATAGATGAAAGTGATAAAGCTATAAAATCGCTTACAAAAGCTATAGAAGTACAACGCTTAATTAATGACAACAAAAACTTAGGAAGTTCTTATAAAATATTTGGTGATGTTTACGTTGCCAAAAAAGATTACAATCAAGCTCTGGATTATTACCGGTCTGCGAAGTCTAAATTTGAAGAAGAATCGTTAACCGCTGAATTGGCAGATGTTCTCTTGTGTGAAGGTAAAACATACCTCAAGTTAAAAAACTATAAAAACGCCAGAGATATTATAGAGCAATCTTTAGCCTTAGCAAAAAAAGAAGATTTATTAAAAACACAAAGCGAGGCTTTAATAGCGCATAGTTTAGTGCATACTAAATTAAATAATAATGAAAAAGCCTTAGCCTATGCACTTGAAGGTGTTAAACTGGCAAGTAATAATAAATACACAAGTGTTCTTAACAATGGTTATTTGGCTCTAAGTAATATTTATAATAATACCCAAGACTATAAATCATCAAGAGATTATTTAAATGCTTATGTTCAACTTTCAGATTCTCTAGCTAATTTAAAGCGTGCTAATTCTTCAAAAGACCAAGAAACACAGTACCTTTTAAATGATGCTTTAGAGAAGAACAATGAAATGTTTGAAAAATTAGAGAAAGCGGAAGACGATAATAGTTTAAGCACATTAATCTCTATTTTAAGTGTAGCCTTAATTACCATTTTATCTTTATTAACGTTATCACTTTACAAAAACAATAACATCAGGCTTAAAACGAATAATATGCTTCATAAAAAAAATGGAGAACTTATTATTGCCAAAGAAAAAGCAGAACTAGCATCAAAAACCAAAGCAAACTTCCTGTCTACGGTAACACATGAGTTAAGAACTCCATTATATGCCGTAACTGGTTTAAGCAATATGTTACTGGAAGAAAACCCAAGACCAGAGCAAATTCAGCATTTAAAATCGTTGAAATTTTCGGGCGATTATTTATTGACCTTTATTAACGATATTCTTCAAATTAACAAAATTGAAGCTAACAAAGTAGATATAGAACCAGAACCATTCAATCTAAAAAAGAAAATAAACAATATTATTTTAGCTTTAAATAATTCGGCTCAAGATAATAATATTAAAATTCATTTAGATTTCGATAAAAATTTACCTGAAAACTTTATAGCCGACCAACTTAAAATCTCTCAAATACTTATAAACTTAATAGGAAACTCCATCAAGTTTACTAATGATGGTGATATCTGGATTCGAATTTATAAAATTGAGGAACATGGTAAAATATATACTTTACGTTTTGAGGTTGAAGATAATGGGATTGGTATAAATCAAGAAAAGCAAGACAATATGTTTGAAAGCTTTTCCCAAGGCTCTATCCAAATTAACCGAAAATATGGAGGTACAGGTTTAGGCCTTTCTATCGTAAAAGGTTTAATTGATATATTAAAAGGAAAAATTTACGTAAAAAGCACACTTGAAAAGGGCACCACTTTCTATTTTGAAATCCCTTTAGAGTATACTTCCATCGAAGAAGCTAAAGAAATCACAACCACATATTTTAGTGGTAATGCAAGTGATTTAGATTTAACAAATGTTAAAATTCTGGTTGTTGAAGACAACAAAATTAATCAAATGATTACTAAAAAGATTTTAACTAAAATGTCTCTTAAATGTGATATTGTAGATAATGGCGAAGATGCTGTTGATATGATAAAAGCTGATAAGTACGATATTGTTTTAATGGATATTCATATGCCAGGTATTAGCGGTATTGAAGCTACTAAAATTGTGAGATCCTTTGATACTGAACAAATTATTTTTGCCTTAACAGCAGTTACAATTGAAGATAAAATGCATGAATTTGAAGAAGCTGGTTTTACGGATATTATCCCAAAACCATTTAAACAAGAAGAGTTTGAGAAAAAACTTTACAATGCATTAGCTTCAAAAAACATTAGTTCTGCAACAATTTAA
- the lpxK gene encoding tetraacyldisaccharide 4'-kinase, with protein MKLIRNISFPFMPVYYAVTSLRNSLYDLGLKKSTSYNFPIICVGNLSVGGTGKTPMIEYLIGLLKKDYKVATLSRGYKRKTKGFQLANKFSTVESIGDEPFQFYNKFKSEILVAVDADRTHGINQLRELDNAPDVVLLDDAFQHRKVKAGMNILLTTYNNPYFLDYVLPTGNLREPRKGAKRADIIVVTKCPINLSDEEKSKFLISIAPESFQHVFFSSINYSNYIISSENKISLDTVTNFTLVTGIANANPLVEFLNEKRLQFEHLNFKDHHEFTEEDILALEKKELIITTEKDFMRLKQYDSLKNKLFYLPITVTINNEQDINKLIKDFITS; from the coding sequence ATGAAATTAATTAGAAATATATCCTTTCCTTTTATGCCTGTATATTATGCGGTAACCAGTTTACGTAATAGCTTGTACGATTTGGGTCTAAAAAAATCGACATCGTATAATTTTCCCATTATTTGTGTTGGAAATTTAAGTGTTGGGGGAACAGGAAAAACGCCAATGATTGAGTATTTAATTGGTTTGTTGAAAAAGGATTATAAAGTGGCAACCTTAAGTCGTGGTTATAAACGAAAAACCAAAGGCTTTCAGTTAGCAAACAAATTTTCTACCGTAGAATCTATTGGTGATGAACCATTTCAATTTTATAACAAGTTTAAAAGTGAAATTTTGGTAGCAGTTGATGCTGACAGAACACATGGTATAAATCAATTAAGAGAACTTGATAATGCTCCAGATGTTGTTTTATTAGATGATGCTTTTCAACATAGAAAAGTAAAGGCTGGCATGAATATTTTACTTACCACTTATAATAATCCGTATTTTTTAGATTATGTTTTACCAACAGGCAATTTGCGAGAACCCAGAAAAGGTGCAAAACGTGCCGATATTATTGTAGTTACCAAATGTCCTATTAATTTAAGTGATGAAGAAAAAAGTAAATTTTTAATAAGCATTGCACCCGAAAGCTTTCAACATGTTTTTTTTAGTTCGATAAATTATTCAAATTATATTATTTCTTCAGAAAATAAAATAAGTTTAGATACCGTAACTAATTTCACTTTGGTGACAGGTATAGCGAATGCAAATCCTTTAGTTGAATTTTTAAATGAAAAAAGATTGCAATTTGAGCATTTAAACTTTAAAGACCATCATGAATTCACAGAAGAGGATATACTTGCGTTAGAAAAAAAAGAACTTATTATAACTACAGAAAAAGACTTTATGCGATTGAAACAATATGATAGTTTAAAGAATAAATTATTTTATTTACCTATTACTGTTACTATTAATAACGAGCAGGATATAAATAAACTTATCAAAGATTTTATAACCTCTTAA